Within Odontesthes bonariensis isolate fOdoBon6 chromosome 16, fOdoBon6.hap1, whole genome shotgun sequence, the genomic segment TAACTGTAAATAAGGTATTAAGCTCCTGCAGCAAACTCAGGcatgtattactcttttaagATTTTGATATCAGTTGTCGAGTTCTCGTGACAGCTTTCCTTTAGAGTGATGCaacaacagaataaaacaagaacaacaaaacCAATTAATAGATAAATGTTTTTCTCTAAGGTAAGCAAAGTACTGTACATCTCCAGTTTTTGTAATTACCTAAAAACCTACTCATCACAATCTGGAGACTCTAATCATTCACATTAAGTCAAGTAGATGTAAAATATACTTTCTGATATCCTGGATGAATACTTGATAACGAATATGGAAGAAACATAGGGaacataaacacattttctACATCCTCCTCCAAAACTGTATATACATTTATTAAATCAACTCAGCTTCacaaaagaagggaaaaaagcaCACTTTCCgtgcaaaacaataaaaaatatgacaatAGCATCTATTTCTGATACAAATTAAATATATGCAAAATacccaaggaaaaaaaaaacctctaaaTTAGATATTCAGACGCGACAAAATAGGTTTCAGTTTGTTTGGGAATAAAATCAGACAGTCATTGAGAGTGGTATGTTAACAAGAGGTTGATAATTGCTGTTTTCATCTGATAGTCAGAAGTATTTTCCTTTTATTCAACCCAAACTTCTGTAGCCGAGTCTCTTAATATTATTGATATGATGTTAAAATGAGCATTCGCAACAACCCAAATAtgaatcatgtctgttttatCAGCTCAAACAAACAGTGTGAATACCAAATGATCTAAAACGATGATTATTCAATAGGAGCCATCTGAAGAATGGATACAAACATTCATAATGTATGCGACTTCATGAATATTGCACATTGCATGCAACTTCCCGACCTACAGTATGAAATGGGACCTGTAAATGGaatacacacaaatgcacaaaaacacacgcTCTTCAGTATTTCAGGACTTCTACTGAATACTTCACATTTTTTTAGGGAAACTTACTGTAGTCTGTCTtcaaaaaaaatacacacacacacacacacacacgcacacacgcacactcttGCAGTGTGTGAGGGTTGAAAATTGCAGTGTGGTCCCTCCTGGTGGTCAGTCGTTTAACATAAGCTTATTTTAAACTGAGTGGAGAGGTGGGACAAGGGGGCCTCCTGCCCTCATAGCACACTAAAGACaatacacacatgcaaatgGCTTCATCTCTGCATCCATCCATCGAGATATATGCAAGTCTGTTGGATTATTCTTTTAAGTGCAACAAAATAGAGGTACTGATATAAGGTTATGATGCCGTATAAATACTGGAGATATACACATCTTGCACTGTAATTTGTGTATATTCATATATAGAGGGATACTCCAtaaggaggcagcaggaggtgaGCAGCAATACAGTGGTGATGTTGCTGATCCTCGCAAACTTTGAAAACACATCCTTTATATCCCCTAGTTTTATCATGCAGTATAAATACACGTCACCTCAAACtaatttacagaaaaaaatttgtttgaatGCTCACAGACAGAAACAATGACAGGATTACCACCCTTCTATTCTTGCATCATCTCGTTCAAGAACCGGGAAAGCAATTGTAAACAAATCCTACAAAGGGTGTGAATGCTGTGATTTCTTTCTGTCTATGTGCAGTGTTGCAGAGAATGAAGAGAGTAGTTTTCAGGGGTCAACCTAGTTGATGCTGTTAATCCTCAGCTTGAAAGACACTTTCCCAGCAAACTTGTCTCTTTCACTTCCAGTGGGAATGTTGTTGGCGTGGATCCTGCACTCGATGTTGACATCTTGATTCTGAGTGATGTTAAGGAACTTGACGGCAACCAGGGGCTGAGAGTAGTTCACCTGCAAAAACAGATCAAAGGACATATTCAAATGTAGAGGCTACATGAGCAGAGGGAGTTTGTTTGTTACACATTTAATTAACTCTATGGACATTTAAAATATCTACTAAAATAATGAAGAATTATGAGAAGCTAGTTCTGTTATCAAAAGCAGTGTTTGAATAAAATTTTGATCCAAAATATAGTCTTACCTGAGCTTTTTTGCCGTAATAAGGGTAGTACATAAGGTTGAAAGTGCCATTTGGAGGGAAGTAAACCAACTCTCCAATTTTTTCACTGTCTTCTCTCTGTGGGGGTAAAACAACTCCATCTGTTATACTTCTCCTTTACTAATATCCTTCTTTTCTCTGAACCATATTTCCCTGCATGTACACATCTACTTCAGCAGTCTATTTAATGCTAAATAACAATCTAATCTAAAGTATCACAGCACTAAATATAATCTAAACTCTACCAGTACAAGCTCTGTCCTGCTCTTACCCATTCATCTTTGCCGACTCTGTATTTCTGAGATGGGGCAATTTAatggaaaacaatgaaaaaaagaagaacacaTGTAGCATGCAACACAGATGTGATgattcaaacaaaacaaagaaccaCATTAAAGGAAGATGGAGGAGAGTGATGGATGACATATTGCAGAAGGGAGTGTGGCACAATAGCAAAGGCTGGGCTGGAATCCAAATTGTCATGTTAAGCTCTTCATTGTGTAAGATAAAAAAGGGATTACCTTTGCACCACAGGTGACAAACGGAGCCTGTCCATTTTTTCCTGGCAGCATCCCAATCACCTGGGGAGAAAAGAAGGACATTTATTTCTCTCTGTTTAAACACAGAGAAATGTAAACTAAAATATGATGAGGTATGCGACATTTCTCTGATTAGTACAGAAACCAACAACTGTCCACTTAGTACTGTATTTTTGCATTGCTGGGGTCTTTCCCTTATTCCCAACCAGTTTCATTATCTCAGTCACTCCATGTCTCCTAGCAACATCATCCCAatcccttccttcctttccgTTCATACCCGATTCAGCTTGATGATGATGCATGGCTTTCCATCCTGGTATCCATAGTAACGGTCCTGACTTCCAGAGCATGCTTCAAGAATGGTGCGGTTGAACTGACAAGAGCGCTTCGGGTTGTTCTTCACATCGCCGCTGTCCTCCTGCTGGAAGTACTGGTCAGGGGTGCACTCATGATTTTTCTGGGCCTGGACGGAGTCGTTGTAGGCttcagaggagaggagagcggGGGTGGAGTTTATTCAGTTTGTAAGGGCTTATGACTCAACTAAAACCGTGTTGCAAGTCAACCACCTACTCACTGACAGTGAGGGAATTATCTCTTATTAGGTAGAAACAATTCATTCTGGATCATTGGATAATCCACAGCAGATAAATTTGACTCATTGCAGCGGAGGAAAAGGAGCCAGACTTACGCGACAGGAACTTGTCCAGGGCCTGAGCGTACATGTCCCAGCTCTCAGTGTTCTGGATGCTGTAGGCAATCTCGTAGTATTCATCGGCTTTGGGTCTAATCACCATGCCTGTGAGTGACAGGGAGATGGCAGGAAAGTTATGACACTTTGTGCACACTGTGACCTGCGCTCATGTGGTTCTGTCAATCTGTCGTATCTGAACCTGGTGTGGAGAGCCTGTCCTGCCAGGTTGGTTTATGCTCATCCAGGGTCTGCAGCATGACATACATGGTGAGAGAAAACAGGCCACCGAGGAAGATGTagaaaactaaataaaagaGCAGGATGAGACCTGCACACAAAGAGAAGACAGTTATTTCAATGCATCAATGTATTACGTTACATCAACAAAACAATCAATGTGATTACTACACTTTACTGTAGCTTCTGATAGTACATTGTAGCATGCACTATTAATCATTTAGGGAACATTTTCAAAAGAAATGGAGCTGAGTAAGAATTTTATATTCCAAACTATAGCCTCTGCAAAACTGAGGACCCAGTTTCTCTTGAAATTGAtggtttttctgtttattttttacaaaatttttaatttttaaaaaatgttttaactaTCATGCGGTGATTTTTGGGTTCATATTGTCCTCTCTGACCAAGAGAAGAAAACTCCCCTTCAATTCAGGCTTTACATTTCTGATAAGTTGTGGAAATTacacccatttttttttattttacaatgaCTCCTATATACAGACCTCTGCATCTCTCAAATGGATATAAGATATTGGTAAAAGCTGCATTAAACAAACATCTTTGATTCACTTGAGTCTTCTTCATCATTTCTGTAATGTGCAGAAACGTTTCATGATTTGATAAGGAAATTGTTCATGTTAGCTAAATGTAATATCAGCTAAAGCTCATACAAAATGCTCTCTTAATTCTGTAAcatctattttattctattcttcaTTCCCTTAATGCTTAATTTCCTCACACATTCTTGTATGCATTCACATGAGTAAGAAAGAAGTAGGGGTATTTGCCACAGCCTGGAAGAGGGGAATGTAGACATGATTAAAAGGCTGCAACCAAATTTCATCACATGGTTTCTCTGATGCAAAGAGGCGAAGCAACGATGACAGAGGGGATTCAGGGAGAAAGAGAACAGGAGGAATCCCTGGACACAAGGCCATTGAGTCACAAGACTGTAAGATCATAGTGATATTTTATATGTTTTATAAATGAGCCCTCTTAAAAAATTGTCAGTCATTATATATGAAACAAAGATTCCTACTTGGAATCATATACTTTTAAGGCAGCTGTTGAGAACAGGACAACATAAATAGCCATTTCTATGACGCATCAACACCTGAGGCTGATAATGAAAAGCAGCTGAGCGCCCTGACCCTGTGCCTCTGCTGGAAGGCCCCCACCACAGTCGGCAGGCTCAATGTTGCATCTGCCTCCCCACATGGCAACATTTGGA encodes:
- the atp1b2b gene encoding sodium/potassium-transporting ATPase subunit beta-2b, which gives rise to MANDDKGDWKEYMWNPRTREFLGRTASSWGLILLFYLVFYIFLGGLFSLTMYVMLQTLDEHKPTWQDRLSTPGMVIRPKADEYYEIAYSIQNTESWDMYAQALDKFLSPYNDSVQAQKNHECTPDQYFQQEDSGDVKNNPKRSCQFNRTILEACSGSQDRYYGYQDGKPCIIIKLNRVIGMLPGKNGQAPFVTCGAKREDSEKIGELVYFPPNGTFNLMYYPYYGKKAQVNYSQPLVAVKFLNITQNQDVNIECRIHANNIPTGSERDKFAGKVSFKLRINSIN